TGCCCACCAATGCCGACGCGCACTATAACTTTACCCAGAACTCAAACTTCTACTACCTGACCGGTATAGACCAGGAGGACTGTGCGCTTTTTCTATTCCCCGATGCACCCAGGCCCGAGCTGAGGGAGGTGCTATTTGTGCGCAAAACCAGCCCGGAAATCCAGCTGTGGGAGGGCTGGAAGTATAGCCCGGAGGAAGCCACTGCTGCCAGTGGCATTGCCCACATCCAGTACTTCAGTGGCCTGAATGATTTTTTCCTGCGGCATCTCAATCTGTTCGGGGGCTTGTATCTCTACTTCAATGAGCACGAGCGAAACCGGCTGTACTACCCCAGTGCCAGCCACCAGCTGGCGCACCGCATGCAGCAGCAGTACCCCGGGCACCGCATCCTGCGCGCGGCACCCATCCTGTACACATGCCGGATGCAGAAGGAGCCCGAGGAGCTGGCCCAGCTGCGCGAGGCCATCCGGCTGACAGACGAGGCTTTCCGGCTGGTTTTGACAGAGATAAAGCCGGGCATGAAGGAGTATGAACTGGAGGCGCTGATTACCTACACCTTTATGCGGCAGGGTGCCACTGGGCACGCCTATACACCCATCCTGGCCTCGGGCAAAAACGCCTGCGTACTGCACTATATACAGAACGATGGCCTGTGCCAAGCCGGAGAATTGATCCTGATGGATTTTGGTGCCGAGTATGGCCTGTACAGTGCCGACCTGAGCCGTACCATACCGGTAAATGGCCGCTTTACCGAGCGGCAAAAGGCCATCTACCAGGCTGTGTACCGCGTAATGCAGCGCGCCAAGCAGCGGCTACAGCCTGGCACACTGATGGTGGACTACCTGGAGGCAGCAGAGCAAGATATGGATGAGGAGCTGCTGAGCCTGGGCCTGATAAGCCCGGAGGACGTGAAGCGGATGCCTGCGGGCAAGCATGCCTGCAAGGAGAAATACTTCCCCCACGGCCTGAGTCACCACCTGGGGCTAGACACGCACGACGTGAACCGCTGGTACCAGCCCTTTCGGGCGGGCATGGTCTTCACCGTAGAGCCGGGTATCTATGTAGTGGAAGAGGGCATCGGCATCCGCCTGGAGAATGACGTGCTGATAACCGAGCAGGGCCCGGTAGACCTGATGGACGAACTACGCACCCCCCTAACCCTGGAGGAGATAGAAGCAGCCATGGCAAGATAGTGCCCGGCTGGCATGGCCAGCTACAGGGCTCAGTCCAGCTGCTCCTCTACCAGGTAGCGCGGGCGGCGCTTGGTCT
This genomic stretch from Bacteroidota bacterium harbors:
- a CDS encoding aminopeptidase P family protein yields the protein MRYKTPPASLFERNRKKFVAQMEPGTAALFYANDLLPTNADAHYNFTQNSNFYYLTGIDQEDCALFLFPDAPRPELREVLFVRKTSPEIQLWEGWKYSPEEATAASGIAHIQYFSGLNDFFLRHLNLFGGLYLYFNEHERNRLYYPSASHQLAHRMQQQYPGHRILRAAPILYTCRMQKEPEELAQLREAIRLTDEAFRLVLTEIKPGMKEYELEALITYTFMRQGATGHAYTPILASGKNACVLHYIQNDGLCQAGELILMDFGAEYGLYSADLSRTIPVNGRFTERQKAIYQAVYRVMQRAKQRLQPGTLMVDYLEAAEQDMDEELLSLGLISPEDVKRMPAGKHACKEKYFPHGLSHHLGLDTHDVNRWYQPFRAGMVFTVEPGIYVVEEGIGIRLENDVLITEQGPVDLMDELRTPLTLEEIEAAMAR